One part of the Rutidosis leptorrhynchoides isolate AG116_Rl617_1_P2 chromosome 1, CSIRO_AGI_Rlap_v1, whole genome shotgun sequence genome encodes these proteins:
- the LOC139890187 gene encoding uncharacterized protein, which yields MVHAWHSGQRLKAEKLEEWEAEAITFLQWRVTLQKFGAVPSTVHGMIKFPTRQGIATVRTESEKALCASVGGNLSNEIKIQLRDILVANMDIFSWCIDDMTGVPRSIAEHKLNANPNLTPVRLKKRPMVPERSEWLRLEVDNVVHANILREGVVDVTFKDQIGRNHEAYIDYLVIKSNTEVLMLADFLETFNSLQKINMKLNPTKCSFGEEEEGKFLGYIVTPRGIKANPKKIEAVERMHSSKSRKWTGESEKAFIEMKTLLRELPALTAPISGETLMLYLTTSKEAISSVLVADRGQVQMHVYHVSKALSGSEVNYPSIEKLVYALWAIELGDHEINYSLRTAVKGQILVDYLAETIGEVEALTEGTIISHDESQGWEFYIDGACGPEGVGAGLVLTSLDGEEDTYVLLFTFVATNNESEYEALLSEIRIVQQLGIKHLDSYVDLQLVANQVNGSFGVNEASMQRYMELVHELANEFAVFSLTQVPKGQNKKACALSKLAALFQLSAQESVG from the exons ATGGTGCATGCGTGGCATTCTGGTCAGAGGCTCAAGGCCGAGAAATTGGAGGAGTGGGAAGCGGAAGCTATCACCTTCCTCCAAT GGCGGGTGACTTTGCAGAAATTTGGTGCTGTACCCTCTACTGTTCACGGCATGATCAAGTTTCCCACTAGGCAAGGTATTGCCACTGTCCGGACGGAGTCTGAAAAAGCACTATGCGCCTCG GTTGGGGGCAACCTCTCAAATGAAATCAAGATTCAGCTACGCGATATACTGGTAGCTAATATGGATATTTTTTCATGGTGCATAGACGATATGACTGGGGTTCCACGTAGTATCGCTGAGCATAAGCTGAATGCAAATCCGAACCTAACTCCAGTACGCCTGAAGAAGCGCCCGATGGTGCCCGAAAGAAGCGAATGGTTAAGGTTAGAGGTGGATAACGTGGTTCATGCGAACATACTAAGGGAG GGGGTAGTGGATGTGACGTTCAAGGATCAAATCGGTAGAAATCATGAAGCTTATATAGATTATTTGGTCATCAAAAGCAACACAGAGGTACTGATGTTGGCCGATTTCCTGGAGACATTCAACTCTCTGCAAAAAATCAATATGAAACTCAATCCTACAAAGTGCagctttggggaagaagaagaaggaaagttCTTGGGATATATAGTCACGCCAAGAGGAATCAAGGCTAATCCCAAGAAAATTGAAGCTGTGGAGCGAATGCACTCCTCAAAATCTAGGAA GTGGACTGGGGAGTCTGAAAAGGCTTTCATCGAGATGAAGACGCTCCTAAGGGAGCTACCTGCGTTGACTGCGCCTATATCGGGAGAGACGTTGATGTTGTATCTTACGACTTCAAAGGAGGCAATCAGTTCCGTTCTCGTCGCAGATAGGGGGCAG GTACAAATGCATGTGTATCATGTCAGCAAAGCACTTAGCGGCAGTGAGGTTAACTACCCATCCATCGAGAAACTGGTGTATGCACTA TGGGCCATTGAATTAGGAGATCATGAAATCAACTACTCCCTGCGCACGGCGGTAAAGGGACAGATACTTGTGGATTATTTGGCCGAAACAATAGGAGAAGTAGAGGCACTCACGGAAGGTACCATAATAAGTCATGACGAGAGTCAGGGCTGGGAATTCTATATAGATGGTGCTTGTGGACCTGAAGGCGTAGGCGCCGGGTTGGTCCTCACAAGTCTTGATGGAGAGGAGGATACCTATGTACTCTTATTCACGTTTGTTGCGACTAACAATGAGTCTGAGTACGAAGCATTACTATCCGAGATACGCATAGTGCAACAACTTGGAATAAAACACTTGGACTCGTATGTGGACTTGCAGTTGGTCGCTAACCAGGTCAATGGATCATTTGGGGTGAATGAAGCCTCTATGCAGCGATACATGGAATTGGTGCACGAATTGGCAAATGAATTCGCTGTTTTTAGTTTAACGCAGGTACCTAAGGGACAAAACAAGAAAGCATGTGCGCTTAGTAAGTTGGCCGCCCTTTTTCAATTATCTGCGCAAGAAAGTGTGGGTTGA